From Anopheles funestus chromosome 3RL, idAnoFuneDA-416_04, whole genome shotgun sequence, a single genomic window includes:
- the LOC125769849 gene encoding V-type proton ATPase subunit G-like, whose protein sequence is MASQTQGIQQLLAAEKRAAEKVGEARKRKQRRLKQAKEEAQDEIERYRQERERQFKEFEAKHMGSREGVAAKIDADTASKIVEMNRSISVNKAALLSEILTLVYDIKPTVHKNFQYTK, encoded by the exons ATGGCTAGCCAAACGCAGGGAATTCAGCAACTGTTGGCCGCCGAAAAGCGTGCAGCGGAAAAAGTGGGCGAAGCAAGAAAAc GAAAGCAAAGGCGCTTGAAACAGGCGAAGGAGGAGGCACAGGATGAAATCGAACGATACCGTCAGGAACGCGAGCGACAGTTTAAAGAGTTTGAGGCGAAG CACATGGGAAGCCGCGAAGGTGTGGCGGCCAAGATCGATGCCGATACTGCTAGCAAGATCGTCGAAATGAATCGTTCCATTTCGGTCAACAAGGCAGCGCTGCTAAGCGAAATCCTCACGCTTGTGTACGACATCAAGCCGACGGTGCATAAAAACTTCCAGTACACCAAGTAA
- the LOC125769842 gene encoding uncharacterized protein LOC125769842 isoform X2, which yields MGEFSDQAQPSSAGRHHYPKELPSKMRVGEDDLPSLEYIEDPYIPKLDPNCFTPSLDEVYDIDEDDGLIGHEEQHWSDETERYLRSLTLDQILGVPSDDEDIDPTSEVELQTVETEFNPPLSSDEGDSSEHPSSKDPGERLGVGICFEPAGKDETPPSPLRSGSGGGVVRNILTGRLLLGGATNRRIRALFNRRKIRDVRVTFIDFSKPYLARISSGDNYKSFLNIGSAPDNSGKLSDASPVGSISSAEIANEFSGLSAEEQTAQREEWSQELARVEEEITTLRTVLQSKMRHASELKRKLGITVWKEITDDVSQGFKNVKESNVYQSVETKVGEITTVVTSAPIYQKTESALKTTAGKTTSVIGGIAGKMTQKLTEMKQSDSFRSFEERVGSAYENVRSKVSSRSSSVQSLSDIQNDERRSSVTTPTAIPEEKPIP from the exons ATGGGTGAATTCAGTGATCAAGCACAACCATCGTCAGCTGGCAGGCATCACTACCCGAAAGAACTCCCCAGCAAGATGCGCGTCGGTGAGGACGATCTGCCAAGCCTCGAGTACATCGAGGATCCGTACATACCGAAGCTAGATCCGAATTGCTTTACACCTTCGCTGGACGAGGTGTACGATATCGATGAAGATGATGGACTGATAGGACACGAGGAACAGCACTGGTCCGACGAAACGGAACGTTATCTCCGTTCGCTAACGCTCGATCAAATTCTCGGAGTACCCTCCGACGATGAAGATATCGATCCAACGTCGGAAGTGGAGCTACAAACCGTGGAGACGGAGTTCAATCCGCCGCTATCCTCAGACGAAGGCGATAGCAGCGAACACCCGTCCAGCAAAGATCCTGGCGAACGGTTAGGTGTTGGAATCTGTTTCGAACCTGCCGGCAAAGATGAAACACCACCGAGTCCGTTACGATCGGGCAGTGGTGGAGGTGTTGTGCGAAACATTCTGACCGGCCGATTGTTACTCGGCGGTGCCACCAACAGACGTATCCGTGCACTGTTCAATCGGCGCAAAATTCGGGACGTACGGGTCACGTTCATCGATTTCTCGAAGCCATATCTGGCCCGTATCTCGAGTGGTGATAACTACAAAAGCTTCCTCAACATTGGGAGTGCACCAG ACAATTCTGGAAAATTGTCCGATGCATCTCCGGTTGGGTCGATCAGCTCGGCCGAAATTGCGAATGAATTTTCCGGACTATCAGCCGAAGAGCAAACAGCGCAGCGTGAAGAATGGAGTCAG gaattggCACGCGTTGAAGAGGAGATAACAACATTGCGGACGGTGCTACAGTCAAAAATGCGCCATGCTAGTGAGCTGAAACGCAAGCTAGGCATTACCGTGTGGAAGGAAATCACGGACGACGTTAGCCAGGGATTTAAGAACGTCAAAGAAAGCAACGT TTATCAAAGCGTCGAAACGAAGGTCGGAGAAATAACGACCGTGGTTACAAGTGCACCGAT CTACCAAAAGACGGAAAGTGCGCTCAAAACGACAGCCGGTAAGACAACATCTGTGATCGGTGGTATTGCGGGAAAGATGACCCAAAAGTTGACGGAAATGAAGCAGTCGGATTCTTTCCGATCGTTTGAAGAACGCGTCGGATCGGCATACGAAAATGTTAGG tcGAAGGTTTCATCGCGCTCCAGCTCGGTGCAGAGCTTGTCTGATATTCAGAATGATGAACGTCGCAGTTCCGTGACAACACCGACCGCCATCCCAGAGGAGAAGCCTATCCCTTAA
- the LOC125769842 gene encoding uncharacterized protein LOC125769842 isoform X4, with translation MGEFSDQAQPSSAGRHHYPKELPSKMRVGEDDLPSLEYIEDPYIPKLDPNCFTPSLDEVYDIDEDDGLIGHEEQHWSDETERYLRSLTLDQILGVPSDDEDIDPTSEVELQTVETEFNPPLSSDEGDSSEHPSSKDPGERLGVGICFEPAGKDETPPSPLRSGSGGGVVRNILTGRLLLGGATNRRIRALFNRRKIRDVRVTFIDFSKPYLARISSGDNYKSFLNIGSAPDNSGKLSDASPVGSISSAEIANEFSGLSAEEQTAQREEWSQELARVEEEITTLRTVLQSKMRHASELKRKLGITVWKEITDDVSQGFKNVKESNVYQKTESALKTTAGKTTSVIGGIAGKMTQKLTEMKQSDSFRSFEERVGSAYENVRSKVSSRSSSVQSFIEEEIEEEQRLLKEEKQKLDADADAASSNEDSNEDSNSVAGTSSATSSVAGITTRRGRPPGKKNSGTMLLGDDDDPKHVSLTVEAYYPPSEASSFAAQVLSLTGYEHPLRKEAVDIEYLKQIVANDHCYTPLLSPTQKLPPRTLLDDVDSAEESTINTTNKPKPGSTINSTLIGKFADVRKGITVKVTKTVPTAASSATTITQNKLRKSISGPGLVLPEQKKAIKPGKPVTKSAKEIDDEDDDEDDDFDSDYTEEESSYSEDDDEMDADFSVTGRTTIKKRKKLVKNKVSPKASQRGPYRKSDAKEHGEAGQAKEADRLKHGKVIVKPITPTAVKPLPQKTLLTKAEQIVKVTPVKKDVVKLHTSSSSSGSSTPTGTTSNRQLLQPGTIAGKLQPKPDTSQPKQPSPATASTTATVTAPSIAVPKKEKKPKTNPHDAALFSDMSALFSTPDIIKKVNSGKTPTSTNTSTGNIANAGSPLITTTTSQPSSPVVKMHVLTKPTEQKQPTAPLQTSTPTAHTLPNTQQRLDLIDAIVQEDLHQSVPVAPTPKPNISSQMQPSQSTEIPNIVQMLEQPSARTVDASSTILTPLLPEVKSLQPVVQPVIQPVVDLLPDTSILEALNSNDDALPEELLEHVAELAKNKELQEILDKQVLGVIGSEGLLAPPVIPIGGESVTNMLPGQSMIQEASASIPSTIAFPIVPIQTISSDASLVMNSNEPVQQQPTGTADQSVPRRDAIQIRRSDGRLITLPPIEAPTTRASKRRAQVSDPSTPRSTVRQSIDQLPITVTGGPEATFTATPETPKPTRRSSVKVGTTPTSSRPVTPAAMVVTDGPNDQAAGQTVDDASKAKRINKTRQSVDNSRVKRISSTNVAIAIEAAAQDDDYESDESWNSEDDPDRLWCICRQPHNNRFMICCDLCEDWFHGKCVNITKAMGQQMEHDGIEWTCPNCLKKKQDRQQPKLMAFWAKTGGDTGTTDTAAPSPKPSLQGTTGSPAIATEGNCVVCNKQAKSGSIYCSDECIRKHASNTVANSQPASKVEKTKERPNVASAAVSVTAASANDLSNDSQMVIVMERKTGRCLTGKNAPSLENLKSWLQAHPTFEVVPPTSQQGTIILKKQAAMRKQQLEKEAAERKAASSANAVTTSTGPVAKTQTQLKFNEQKKIVISSATPSGAVTTKSQNSPKILTTTSKQAMVHKVASPSATSTSSSHLVLVKGAVTPGAKGVSSPANQQKIPVGLAGNNSSPTTTHPTTGLSTSVSKQKKPTQTSAPSSALSSEQSKQFRSSKSSTTAGGENIRVTVKKTLKEHLMQRTAELQEDSTFNRLTEEEIDRFVEDTEHQLFVLFNKDTGMKYRAKYRSLVFNIKDRKNLSLFQKISEKLIEPKQLVRMTADELASQELAQWREKEAKHQLEMIKKSELDLLACAKNYVLKTHKGEEVIEGKTDDRVQLDPSAPVEDVVLLLNNSAVSSTSELDDSSTAFPEGSHRSKDYDYGVYGKSYTGIYGGSGSISSSSSVTGLGSGKLDSHGSGGAGSSSSSSRKKESRRSSRSRSRGRKHERDRSRDRSRSKHKRKRSRERSHEGHTSRDRERDRDRERDRDRERERDRERHHKGRERSKERSKHEGKNSREKDTTSKNSSDKRRTSTASRGMEGIDPNAAKDVPEPERKVGKTSEAQSKATSGSSKKRLEGTKDAIKLPVTEAESDKLLESKDAINPESEHLSDAAALEKKSSTQEKNADDTKVSTAAVELPSKDSKPDQDQEPSSTVTIPTPPHYPFEGQSSDEPNGGTVVDQQKLEAEKNHWTGSVHMIDVASIEMSIRAVSGEIHDVAKDFTEDLNICGTIKPEIVWEYIGQIKKSPNKEVCLVRFHSTEASAYYTLYNHLHSRKRYSVVKSPSVAIKDFYIFPLPADQMIPMILKPLRGIGIIEGDSKPNLLLGILVKIKGGKRPSSSNATNASTTSKTVRHQSRSTVSATGGKSSTGTASASGKPSLTQQVITKYASKEPSNDANMSLKPTESEAGLKLDTMVVRAETNTRGESAEINTPDTPVNDPMDMEIDMDIIKAPIAGKVVAVEGNSNSSSVGPSRVPEANAMLIDDDDDEPYSPGGGSDDSNFADVTAIVDTTKVSRGGVTDHGVDPDEERMRIAMDELNRKIAEQKNEIVGLISMADLKEEEINSALPPSLINGIPIPPNLSQILASIKGGGSGTAALAAAAEPMDEISSGPSGSGMVSGNNVEPMPVINRPSEVPEDDEEEYNPTTPALYGAYKAAASIPYAAIPIANSQGDIDERILPATLLPSTVAVQNVNTFDSISSMTASEAVLANLAASLPPVANVLQPTGSGSGGESRLAKLSEAELLSMVPDDVILPDSSSKDS, from the exons ATGGGTGAATTCAGTGATCAAGCACAACCATCGTCAGCTGGCAGGCATCACTACCCGAAAGAACTCCCCAGCAAGATGCGCGTCGGTGAGGACGATCTGCCAAGCCTCGAGTACATCGAGGATCCGTACATACCGAAGCTAGATCCGAATTGCTTTACACCTTCGCTGGACGAGGTGTACGATATCGATGAAGATGATGGACTGATAGGACACGAGGAACAGCACTGGTCCGACGAAACGGAACGTTATCTCCGTTCGCTAACGCTCGATCAAATTCTCGGAGTACCCTCCGACGATGAAGATATCGATCCAACGTCGGAAGTGGAGCTACAAACCGTGGAGACGGAGTTCAATCCGCCGCTATCCTCAGACGAAGGCGATAGCAGCGAACACCCGTCCAGCAAAGATCCTGGCGAACGGTTAGGTGTTGGAATCTGTTTCGAACCTGCCGGCAAAGATGAAACACCACCGAGTCCGTTACGATCGGGCAGTGGTGGAGGTGTTGTGCGAAACATTCTGACCGGCCGATTGTTACTCGGCGGTGCCACCAACAGACGTATCCGTGCACTGTTCAATCGGCGCAAAATTCGGGACGTACGGGTCACGTTCATCGATTTCTCGAAGCCATATCTGGCCCGTATCTCGAGTGGTGATAACTACAAAAGCTTCCTCAACATTGGGAGTGCACCAG ACAATTCTGGAAAATTGTCCGATGCATCTCCGGTTGGGTCGATCAGCTCGGCCGAAATTGCGAATGAATTTTCCGGACTATCAGCCGAAGAGCAAACAGCGCAGCGTGAAGAATGGAGTCAG gaattggCACGCGTTGAAGAGGAGATAACAACATTGCGGACGGTGCTACAGTCAAAAATGCGCCATGCTAGTGAGCTGAAACGCAAGCTAGGCATTACCGTGTGGAAGGAAATCACGGACGACGTTAGCCAGGGATTTAAGAACGTCAAAGAAAGCAACGT CTACCAAAAGACGGAAAGTGCGCTCAAAACGACAGCCGGTAAGACAACATCTGTGATCGGTGGTATTGCGGGAAAGATGACCCAAAAGTTGACGGAAATGAAGCAGTCGGATTCTTTCCGATCGTTTGAAGAACGCGTCGGATCGGCATACGAAAATGTTAGG tcGAAGGTTTCATCGCGCTCCAGCTCGGTGCAGAGCTT CATCGAGGAGGAAATAGAAGAAGAGCAAAGACTTCTAAAGGAAGAGAAGCAAAAGTTAGACGCCGATGCCGATGCTGCCAGCTCCAATGAAGATTCGAACGAGGACAGTAATTCCGTTGCTGGCACCAGTTCCGCTACCTCCAGTGTAGCCGGCATAACGACGCGCCGTGGTCGTCCGCCCGGTAAGAAAAATTCCGGTACGATGCTGCTgggagatgatgatgatccgAAGCACGTAAGCCTAACGGTGGAGGCTTACTATCCCCCGAGCGAGGCGTCCAGCTTTGCAGCCCAAGTGCTCAGCCTAACCGGGTACGAACATCCGCTGCGTAAGGAGGCGGTGGACATCGAATATCTGAAGCAAATCGTAGCAAACGATCATTGCTACACTCCGCTTTTGTCACCAACGCAAAAGCTGCCCCCGCGAACATTGTTGGACGATGTTGATTCGGCGGAAGAATCGACGATAAACacgacaaacaaaccaaagccGGGTAGCACCATCAACAGCACGCTCATTGGAAAGTTTGCCGACGTACGTAAAGGTATCACTGTGAAGGTGACCAAAACGGTTCCCACAGCGGCTTCGAGTGCAACTACAATCACACAGAACAAGCTGAGAAAATCCATTTCCGGCCCGGGCCTTGTACTGCCGGAGCAGAAAAAGGCAATCAAACCTGGAAAACCTGTAACGAAATCAGCGAAAGAAATTGACGACGAAGATGACGATGAGGACGATGATTTCGATTCGGATTACACGGAAGAAGAGTCTTCCTACTCGGAGGACGATGACGAGATGGATGCCGATTTTAGCGTCACCGGACGTACCACGATCAAGAAGCGGAAGAAATTGGTAAAGAATAAAGTGTCTCCGAAAGCATCGCAACGTGGACCGTATAGAAAATCGGACGCGAAAGAGCACGGCGAAGCCGGCCAGGCAAAGGAAGCCGATAGGCTTAAGCACGGTAAGGTGATTGTTAAACCTATCACACCAACCGCAGTAAAGCCGTTGCCACAAAAGACACTACTTACAAAGGCGGAACAGATCGTTAAAGTAACACCCGTGAAGAAGGATGTCGTGAAACTGCACACCAGTTCATCCTCATCCGGATCATCAACACCGACCGGTACAACCAGCAACAGGCAACTGTTGCAACCGGGCACGATTGCTGGAAAACTACAACCCAAACCCGACACAAGCCAACCGAAACAACCTTCACCCGCTACCGCTTCGACGACAGCAACCGTAACCGCACCCAGCATTgcggttcctaaaaaggaaaagaaacccaaaacCAATCCACACGACGCCGCACTGTTCAGCGATATGTCCGCACTCTTTTCCACACCGGACATAATTAAGAAAGTTAATTCGGGCAAAACTCCAACATCAACGAATACTTCTACGGGAAATATTGCTAACGCTGGGTCACCGTtgatcaccaccaccaccagtcaACCAAGTTCTCCGGTGGTAAAAATGCACGTTCTTACAAAACCGACCGAACAGAAGCAACCAACAGCACCGCTACAAACTTCCACGCCTACTGCTCATACACTGCCCAACACGCAGCAACGATTGGATCTGATCGATGCGATCGTACAGGAAGATTTGCACCAATCGGTACCGGTTGCACCAACTCCCAAGCCGAACATTTCCTCGCAGATGCAACCGTCTCAGTCTACAGAAATACCAAACATTGTGCAAATGTTGGAGCAACCGTCCGCCAGAACGGTTGACGCTAGTAGCACAATTTTAACTCCATTGCTGCCGGAAGTAAAATCGCTCCAACCAGTAGTACAACCAGTGATACAACCGGTCGTTGATCTTCTGCCCGACACAAGCATCCTGGAGGCACTGAACAGTAACGATGATGCGCTACCGGAAGAGCTGCTAGAGCATGTAGCGGAATTGGCAAAAAATAAGGAACTGCAAGAAATACTCGACAAGCAAGTGCTTGGTGTGATTGGTTCGGAAGGATTACTAGCCCCTCCCGTTATTCCTATCGGAGGCGAAAGTGTGACGAACATGTTACCGGGACAATCAATGATCCAGGAAGCTTCAGCAAGTATCCCATCCACCATAGCTTTCCCGATTGTTCCGATACAGACCATTAGTTCCGATGCTTCGTTAGTAATGAATTCCAACGAGCCCGTTCAGCAACAGCCCACGGGTACAGCGGATCAGTCGGTACCACGAAGGGATGCGATCCAAATTCGACGTAGCGATGGTCGGCTGATCACGTTGCCACCAATCGAAGCACCTACAACACGTGCCTCGAAGCGACGTGCGCAAGTAAGCGATCCTAGTACACCGAGGTCGACAGTACGTCAATCAATCGATCAATTACCGATCACGGTAACGGGTGGTCCGGAAGCAACGTTTACGGCAACACCCGAAACACCCAAACCTACAAGACGATCGTCTGTCAAGGTTGGAACTACACCAACCTCTTCCCGACCTGTGACACCGGCCGCAATGGTTGTTACCGATGGACCGAACGATCAAGCAGCTGGGCAAACAGTGGACGACGCATCGAAAGCGAAGCGAATCAACAAAACCCGTCAGTCAGTCGATAATAGTCGCGTGAAAAGAATCAGCTCAACGAACGTGGCCATCGCTATCGAGGCGGCAGCGCAAGATGATGATTACGAATCGGACGAAAGCTGGAACTCGGAAGATGATCCGGATCG GCTTTGGTGTATATGTAGACAGCCGCACAACAATCGCTTTATGATATGTTGCGATTTGTGTGAAGATTGGTTCCATGGAAAGTGTGTGAATATAACGAAAGCAATGGGCCAACAGATGGAACATGATGGTATCGAATGGACTTGCCCGAACTgtctgaagaagaaacaagaTCGACAG CAACCAAAATTAATGGCGTTTTGGGCAAAAACCGGTGGTGACACGGGAACTACTGATACGGCTGCACCGTCGCCCAAGCCATCACTGCAAGGCACCACCGGTTCGCCGGCAATAGCGACCGAGGGTAATTGTGTTGTTTGCAATAAGCAAGCTAAATCAGGCTCAATTTACTGTAGCGATGAGTGCATTCGTAAGCATGCTTCAAATACCGTTGCCAACTCTCAACCTGCGTCCAAggtggaaaaaacaaaagaacgtCCAAACGTAGCATCTGCAGCGGTTTCAGTGACGGCTGCTAGTGCGAATGATCTATCAAACGACAGTCAAATG GTGATCGTTATGGAACGCAAAACTGGCCGTTGTTTAACCGGGAAAAATGCACCATCGTTGGAAAATCTTAAAAGCTGGCTACAGGCCCATCCTACCTTCGAGGTTGTTCCACCCACCTCCCAGCAGGGTACGATTATTCTGAAAAAGCAGGCAGCGATGCGAAAGCAGCAACTTGAGAAGGAAGCTGCCGAACGTAAAGCGGCATCGTCCGCCAATGCGGTAACAACTTCCACCGGGCCAGTGGCTAAAACGCAAACTCAGCTTAAAtttaacgaacaaaaaaagatagtCATATCGAGCGCAACACCATCCGGTGCGGTCACGActaaatcacaaaattcacCTAAAATTCTCACCACAACCAGCAAGCAAGCAATGGTGCATAAAGTTGCATCGCCGTCGGCTACCAGCACGTCTTCTTCCCACTTGGTGCTTGTTAAGGGAGCTGTTACACCAGGGGCGAAAGGTGTATCTAGTCCGGCAAATCAACAGAAGATACCGGTGGGATTGGCGGGTAATAACAGCTCACCGACAACAACACACCCGACAACGGGATTATCAACGAGCGttagcaaacaaaagaaaccaacacaaacgtctgcaccatcatcagctCTCTCCTCGGAACAATCGAAACAGTTCCGAAGCTCCAAATCATCTACGACGGCCGGTGGTGAGAACATTCGTGTGACtgtgaagaaaacattaaag GAACATCTTATGCAGCGTACCGCTGAGCTGCAGGAAGATAGCACCTTTAATCGACTCACCGAAGAGGAGATTGATCGTTTCGTAGAAGACACAGAGCATCAACTGTTTGTACTCTTCAACAAGGACACCGGCATGAAGTATCGGGCCAAGTACCGATCGTTGGTGTTTAACATAAAGGATCGCAAGAATTTATCACTGTTTCAGAAGATATCGGAAAAGCTGATAGAACCAAAGCAATTG GTTCGTATGACTGCTGACGAGCTGGCAAGCCAGGAGCTGGCCCAGTGGCGCGAAAAGGAAGCTAAACATCAGCtggaaatgattaaaaaatcgGAACTAGATCTGTTAGCCTGTGCGAAAAATTACGTACTAAAAACGCACAAGGGGGAGGAAGTGATCGAAGGTAAAACGGACGATCGCGTCCAGCTGGATCCGTCCGCTCCGGTTGAGGATGTGGTACTGCTGTTAAACAATTCCGCCGTTAGCAGTACGAGTGAGCTGGACGATTCGTCCACTGCCTTCCCGGAAGGTTCACATCGTTCGAAGGATTACGATTATGGTGTGTACGGTAAATCGTACACGGGAATATACGGCGGCAGTGGTTCGATatcgagcagcagcagtgtaACAGGGCTCGGTAGCGGTAAGCTTGACAGTCACGGTTCCGGTGGTGCtggttcatcatcatcttcatcgcgGAAAAAGGAATCTCGCCGAAGCAGCCGCAGCCGCAGCCGGGGCAGAAAGCATGAGCGTGATCGTTCGCGTGATCGTAGCCGATCGAAGCACAAACGAAAGCGCAGCCGCGAACGTAGCCACGAAGGACATACGAGTAGGGACCGGGAACGCGACAGGGATCGGGAACGTGACCGGGACCGGGAACGGGAGCGGGACCGCGAACGTCATCACAAGGGACGTGAACGAAGCAAGGAACGTTCGAAACATGAAGGGAAGAATTCGCGGGAAAAAGACACCACGTCGAAGAATTCATCGGACAAACGAAGAACTTCAACGGCTAGTCGTGGTATGGAAGGGATCGATCCGAACGCGGCTAAAGATGTGCCGGAACCAGAACGAAAGGTCGGCAAAACCAGTGAAGCGCAAAGTAAAGCAACGTCGGGATCGTCCAAGAAGCGGCTTGAAGGTACGAAAGATGCGATTAAACTTCCGGTAACAGAAGCGGAAAGTGATAAATTGCTAGAAAGCAAGGACGCTATTAATCCCGAATCGGAACACCTGAGCGATGCAGCCGCGTTGGAGAAAAAATCTTCAACGCAGGAAAAGAACGCCGACGATACGAAAGTGTCGACGGCAGCTGTTGAGCTCCCGAGCAAAGATTCGAAACCCGATCAGGATCAAGAACCGTCCAGCACAGTGACGATTCCAACGCCACCACACTATCCGTTCGAGGGTCAATCGTCCGACGAACCGAACGGTGGAACTGTGGTCGATCAGCAGAAGCTAGAAGCGGAAAAGAATCATTGGACGGGCAGTGTGCATATGATCGATGTGGCAAGTATCGAAATGTCAATCCGTGCCGTCAGTGGTGAAATTCACGACGTTGCTAAAGACTTTACCGAGGATCTAAACATTTGTGGCACCATTAAACCGGAAATTGTATGGGAATACATTGGGCAGATAAAGAAAAGTCCCAACAAGGAGGTGTGTTTGGTGCGGTTCCATTCAACGGAAGCGAGCGCTTACTATACGCTGTACAATCATTTGCACTCCCGCAAACGGTACAGCGTTGTGAAATCGCCCTCGGTTGCGATAAAGGATTTTTACATCTTTCCCCTGCCGGCGGATCAAATGATTCCGATGATTTTGAAACCGCTTCGAGGCATTGGTATCATAGAAGGTGATAGCAAGCCGAACCTGTTGCTGGGCATACTGGTGAAGATTAAGGGTGGTAAACGGCCATCCTCTTCGAATGCAACAAATGCTTCCACCACATCAAAG ACCGTACGACATCAATCGAGAAGCACTGTTAGTGCAACGGGTGGAAAGTCCAGTACCGGTACGGCATCTGCATCTGGTAAACCTTCTTTAACGCAACAAGTTATTACAAAGTATGCATCGAAAGAACCATCGAACGATGCAAATATGTCACTCAAACCAACGGAATCCGAAGCTGGCTTGAAGCTCGATACGATGGTGGTGCGTGCTGAAACGAACACTAGGGGCGAATCTGCCGAAATCAATACTCCCGACACGCCGGTTAACGATCCCATGGATATGGAAATTGATATGGATATTATAAAGGCACCGATTGCTGGAAAAG tTGTGGCCGTAGAGGGAAATAGTAACAGTAGCAGCGTTGGGCCGAGTCGTGTACCGGAAGCAAACGCCATGCTGatcgacgatgatgacgatgaacCGTACTCGCCCGGTGGTGGTAGTGATGATAGTAACTTTGCAGATGTAACCGCTATCGTCGACACGACGAAGGTGTCACGGGGCGGTGTCACCGACCATGGTGTCGATCCGGACGAAGAGCGGATGCGGATTGCAATGGATGAATTGAATAGGAAAATAGCCGAACAGAAGAATGAGATTGTGGGGCTGATCAGCATGGCCGATCTGAAGGAGGAGGAAATTAATTCCGCATTGCCACCGTCATTAATTAACGGAATTCCTATACCACCCAATTTATCACAAATTCTGGCCAGTATTAAGGGTGGCGGTAGTGGTACTGCTgcattagcagcagcagcagaaccgATGGATGAAATATCTTCCGGACCGTCTGGTAGTGGTATGGTGAGCGGCAACAATGTGGAACCAATGCCGGTTATAAATCGACCATCGGAAGTGCCAGAAGATGATGAAGAGGAATATAATCCGACGACACCGGCGCTGTACGGAGCGTACAAAGCTGCTGCCTCGATACCATACGCCGCGATACCGATTGCAAACAGTCAGGGTGATATTGATGAACGGATTCTACCAGCTACGCTGCTTCCATCGACCGTGGCGGTACAAAATGTAAACACGTTCGATTCGATCAGTTCGATGACCGCTTCCGAAGCTGTACTAGCCAATCTTGCGGCCTCGTTGCCACCGGTTGCTAATGTTTTGCAAccgaccggtagcggtagcggaGGTGAAAGTCGTCTGGCGAAGCTATCTGAAGCAGAATTACTCAGCATGGTACCGGATGATGTAATTTTGCCCGATTCTTCGTCGAAGGATTCGTAA
- the LOC125769842 gene encoding tumor protein D52-like isoform X3: protein MEETSYNSGKLSDASPVGSISSAEIANEFSGLSAEEQTAQREEWSQELARVEEEITTLRTVLQSKMRHASELKRKLGITVWKEITDDVSQGFKNVKESNVYQSVETKVGEITTVVTSAPIYQKTESALKTTAGKTTSVIGGIAGKMTQKLTEMKQSDSFRSFEERVGSAYENVRSKVSSRSSSVQSLSDIQNDERRSSVTTPTAIPEEKPIP, encoded by the exons ATGGAAGAAACATCAT ACAATTCTGGAAAATTGTCCGATGCATCTCCGGTTGGGTCGATCAGCTCGGCCGAAATTGCGAATGAATTTTCCGGACTATCAGCCGAAGAGCAAACAGCGCAGCGTGAAGAATGGAGTCAG gaattggCACGCGTTGAAGAGGAGATAACAACATTGCGGACGGTGCTACAGTCAAAAATGCGCCATGCTAGTGAGCTGAAACGCAAGCTAGGCATTACCGTGTGGAAGGAAATCACGGACGACGTTAGCCAGGGATTTAAGAACGTCAAAGAAAGCAACGT TTATCAAAGCGTCGAAACGAAGGTCGGAGAAATAACGACCGTGGTTACAAGTGCACCGAT CTACCAAAAGACGGAAAGTGCGCTCAAAACGACAGCCGGTAAGACAACATCTGTGATCGGTGGTATTGCGGGAAAGATGACCCAAAAGTTGACGGAAATGAAGCAGTCGGATTCTTTCCGATCGTTTGAAGAACGCGTCGGATCGGCATACGAAAATGTTAGG tcGAAGGTTTCATCGCGCTCCAGCTCGGTGCAGAGCTTGTCTGATATTCAGAATGATGAACGTCGCAGTTCCGTGACAACACCGACCGCCATCCCAGAGGAGAAGCCTATCCCTTAA